The following proteins come from a genomic window of Gemmatimonadaceae bacterium:
- a CDS encoding SDR family oxidoreductase, whose translation MTPLNGIRVLITGATSGLGAAMATALAAAGARVLVTGRNEERAAAVARALRPGAVSSALDVRNEHSVAACVARATEAWGGIDMLVNNAGIGMRTVNPRFLTEPQPFWEVTPAGFRDVMETKVVGCFLMARAIVPMMLQQGGGRVVNISMNEETMIRRGFVPYGPAGAGVEALSRVMAADLAETSVTVNMLLPGGRGTDTGMVPDDVPANVRARLLDPAVMGPPIVWLASDRAAGVHDRRIVANEFDPAAFRP comes from the coding sequence ATGACTCCTCTGAATGGTATTCGTGTTCTAATAACCGGCGCCACGAGTGGCCTCGGCGCGGCGATGGCGACGGCCCTCGCCGCCGCCGGTGCGCGTGTCCTGGTGACGGGCCGCAACGAGGAGCGCGCCGCCGCTGTTGCGCGCGCCCTCCGGCCCGGCGCGGTCTCGTCGGCATTGGATGTCCGGAACGAGCACTCGGTGGCCGCGTGCGTCGCGCGCGCGACCGAGGCCTGGGGCGGTATCGACATGCTGGTGAACAACGCTGGGATCGGCATGCGGACAGTCAATCCGCGCTTTCTGACCGAGCCCCAGCCGTTTTGGGAGGTGACGCCAGCCGGCTTCCGCGACGTCATGGAGACGAAGGTTGTCGGCTGCTTTCTGATGGCGCGCGCGATAGTGCCAATGATGCTCCAACAGGGCGGCGGGCGTGTGGTGAATATCTCGATGAATGAGGAGACGATGATCCGCCGCGGCTTCGTGCCGTATGGGCCAGCTGGGGCTGGCGTCGAGGCACTATCGCGCGTGATGGCGGCTGACCTCGCGGAGACATCCGTGACAGTCAATATGCTTCTTCCCGGTGGGCGCGGGACGGACACGGGGATGGTGCCCGACGACGTCCCTGCAAACGTTCGCGCGCGCCTGCTGGACCCAGCGGTGATGGGCCCGCCGATTGTATGGCTCGCGTCGGACCGTGCCGCAGGCGTCCATGACCGGCGCATCGTTGCGAATGAGTTCGACCCCGCCGCGTTCCGGCCGTGA
- a CDS encoding integron integrase, which translates to MTPPRIPDSQLSAAPDSARRFRFMEMVRRRMRERRYSPRTEAAYCHWIVAYIRFHGRRHPRELSAECVRQFLSHLAVEQRVAASTQNQALAALVFLYEAVLHTPLPRVDGITPARRTRFLPVVLSPREVKLILRRLHGDAQLCALLMYGSGLRLTECVSLRVKDIDLDRGEIVVRQGKGRKDRRTPLAEVTRPLLARRLRDGLGVFRRDRKAGVKVDGVSVSYLRKDPNADASWSWWYAFPATRTFVDSDGARRRHHLHPTVVQRAFKRAVNELGLVKRATCHSLRHSFATHLLESGSDIRTVQKLLGHASVQMTMRYTHVLNRGGLGVRSPADRL; encoded by the coding sequence ATGACGCCTCCTCGCATTCCAGATTCGCAGCTCAGCGCGGCGCCCGATTCGGCGCGTCGCTTTCGATTCATGGAGATGGTGCGGCGCAGGATGCGCGAGCGCCGATACAGTCCGCGGACGGAGGCAGCATACTGCCACTGGATCGTGGCGTACATCCGCTTTCACGGCCGACGACATCCCCGAGAGCTGAGCGCCGAATGCGTGCGTCAGTTTCTCTCGCACCTTGCCGTCGAGCAGCGCGTGGCGGCCAGCACACAGAACCAGGCGTTGGCTGCCTTGGTCTTCCTGTACGAGGCCGTGCTGCACACACCGCTGCCGCGCGTCGACGGAATCACGCCTGCGCGCCGAACACGGTTCCTGCCGGTGGTGCTTTCACCGAGAGAAGTGAAGCTTATCCTGCGCCGTCTCCATGGCGACGCGCAACTTTGCGCATTGCTGATGTACGGCAGCGGTCTGCGTCTAACCGAATGTGTCTCTTTGCGGGTGAAGGACATCGATCTCGATCGCGGCGAGATCGTGGTTCGTCAGGGAAAGGGAAGGAAGGATCGGCGCACGCCGCTGGCGGAAGTGACTCGACCGCTTCTCGCGCGGCGTCTTCGAGACGGATTGGGAGTGTTCCGGCGTGACCGGAAAGCCGGTGTCAAAGTGGACGGGGTGAGCGTCTCGTACCTGCGAAAGGATCCGAACGCGGACGCGTCGTGGAGCTGGTGGTACGCGTTCCCGGCGACGCGGACGTTTGTTGACTCAGACGGAGCCCGTCGTCGTCATCATCTCCATCCCACCGTCGTGCAGCGAGCGTTCAAGCGGGCCGTGAACGAGCTCGGCCTGGTCAAGCGTGCGACGTGCCACAGCCTTCGTCACTCGTTCGCGACGCATCTACTCGAGTCGGGTTCGGATATCCGCACGGTGCAGAAGTTGCTCGGCCACGCGAGTGTGCAGATGACGATGCGGTACACGCACGTGCTGAATCGCGGTGGACTTGGCGTTCGGAGCCCCGCCGATCGCCTCTAG
- a CDS encoding sugar phosphate nucleotidyltransferase, protein MRLTTLDWIIVAVSLGLCYLPAFFYIRRSQSGLAEFFASGQSAPWWLVGTSMVATTFSTDTPNLVTDFVRSHGVSYNWVWWAFLLTGMATVFFYAQLWRRSGVLTDLEFYELRYAGKPAALVRGFRAVYLGLFFNIMIMSTVTLAAIKIANVMLGWDRLETVVIAGTACVLFASISGLWGVLTTDMVQFALAMIGVIAAAVVALQQPQVGGLTGMLTKISPKTLNLLPDFSDTSLTLSVLVIPLTIQWWSVWYPGSEPGGGSYIAQRILASRNERHALGATLWFNVANYALRPWPWIIVALCSMLVFPTLGDIHRAMPHVEPALIGNDLAYPAMLTLLPVGMKGLIIAALFAAYRSTMETHLNWGSSYLIIDFYQRFVAPGKSERHYLWASRSLTAILMIAAGAFTLLLSTASEAFQLLLSVGAGTGLIYLLRWYWWRVNAWSEISAMVSSFAVSIAFFAARKLGAQVADPVPLLATVAVTTVVWISVTLLTAPADDATLLRFYELTRPSGPGWNRIRAASRIAPSPDSLPQMMLGWTAGVVFVYAGLFGTGSVVYGRLTQSAIWLVAFVVSGAVLWRVVRRIWSADRPKMAGADTSAVAAEHECTKAVILARGMGTRMREADDGVALGVAQVAAADAGVKAMIPVGRPFLDYVVSALADAGFTDVCLVVAPESDAIREYYTRTAPPTRVRIAFAVQSAPIGTADAVLAAHDFTRGEPFVVLNADNYYPVEALARLRTTRGPAAIGFSRDGLLRDGSIPAERIAAYAMLDVATDGTLRRVIEKPDAAAYARLDRSLPVSMNVWRLTSEFFRACRDVQPSPRGELELPLAVQYAIDVLGMRFSVVPVDGPVLDLSRRSDIPRVAAALASVDVTP, encoded by the coding sequence GTGCGGCTCACCACGCTCGATTGGATCATCGTCGCGGTCAGCCTCGGCCTGTGCTACCTGCCGGCGTTCTTCTACATCCGGCGGTCGCAATCCGGGCTCGCTGAATTCTTTGCGTCGGGGCAGTCGGCGCCGTGGTGGCTCGTCGGCACGTCGATGGTCGCCACCACCTTCAGCACCGATACGCCTAACCTGGTCACGGACTTCGTGCGCTCGCACGGCGTGTCCTACAACTGGGTGTGGTGGGCCTTCCTCCTCACGGGAATGGCCACGGTGTTCTTCTATGCCCAACTGTGGCGCCGGTCGGGGGTGCTCACCGACCTCGAGTTCTACGAGCTGCGCTACGCGGGGAAACCGGCCGCGCTCGTGCGCGGATTCCGCGCCGTCTATCTCGGGCTGTTCTTCAACATCATGATCATGTCGACGGTCACGCTCGCCGCGATCAAGATCGCGAACGTGATGTTGGGGTGGGACCGGCTCGAAACGGTGGTGATTGCCGGCACGGCGTGCGTGCTCTTCGCGTCCATCTCCGGGCTGTGGGGTGTGCTCACCACCGATATGGTGCAGTTCGCGCTGGCGATGATCGGTGTGATTGCCGCGGCGGTGGTGGCGCTCCAGCAGCCACAGGTTGGCGGACTCACCGGCATGCTCACCAAGATCAGCCCGAAAACGCTCAACCTGCTGCCGGATTTTTCGGACACGTCGCTCACGTTGAGCGTGCTCGTCATCCCGCTCACCATCCAGTGGTGGTCGGTGTGGTATCCGGGTTCGGAGCCGGGCGGCGGCAGCTACATTGCCCAACGCATTCTCGCCTCGCGCAACGAGCGGCACGCGCTTGGCGCCACGCTCTGGTTCAACGTCGCCAACTACGCGCTCAGGCCATGGCCATGGATCATCGTTGCGCTGTGCTCGATGCTGGTCTTCCCGACGTTAGGCGACATCCACCGCGCGATGCCGCACGTCGAGCCGGCGCTCATCGGCAACGATCTTGCCTACCCGGCAATGCTCACGCTGTTGCCGGTGGGGATGAAGGGGCTCATCATTGCCGCGCTCTTCGCCGCGTATCGATCGACGATGGAGACCCATCTCAACTGGGGCTCGTCGTACCTGATCATCGATTTTTATCAGCGGTTCGTCGCTCCGGGGAAGAGCGAGCGGCATTATCTCTGGGCATCGCGGTCGCTCACCGCGATTCTGATGATCGCCGCGGGCGCGTTTACGCTGTTGCTGTCGACGGCGAGCGAGGCGTTTCAGCTGTTGTTGTCGGTGGGCGCTGGCACGGGTCTCATTTACTTGCTGCGATGGTATTGGTGGCGGGTCAACGCGTGGAGCGAGATCTCGGCGATGGTGTCGTCGTTCGCGGTCTCGATCGCGTTCTTCGCGGCGCGGAAGTTAGGCGCGCAGGTCGCCGATCCCGTGCCGCTGCTCGCGACCGTGGCGGTCACGACGGTGGTGTGGATCTCGGTCACGCTGCTCACCGCGCCGGCCGACGATGCGACGCTGCTCCGGTTCTACGAGCTCACGCGACCGTCGGGCCCGGGATGGAATAGAATCCGAGCGGCGTCTCGCATCGCTCCTTCGCCGGACAGTTTGCCGCAGATGATGCTCGGCTGGACCGCCGGCGTGGTCTTCGTGTACGCGGGGTTGTTCGGCACCGGCAGTGTGGTATATGGGCGCCTAACGCAATCCGCCATCTGGCTGGTCGCGTTCGTGGTGAGCGGCGCGGTGCTGTGGCGCGTCGTGCGCCGTATCTGGTCGGCCGACCGCCCCAAGATGGCGGGCGCCGACACCTCGGCCGTGGCCGCCGAGCACGAGTGCACGAAGGCGGTGATCCTCGCGCGGGGGATGGGCACGCGCATGCGCGAAGCGGATGACGGCGTTGCGTTAGGCGTGGCCCAGGTAGCGGCGGCGGATGCCGGGGTGAAGGCAATGATTCCGGTCGGCCGGCCCTTTCTCGACTACGTGGTGAGCGCGCTCGCCGACGCCGGATTCACCGACGTGTGTCTCGTCGTCGCGCCGGAGTCCGATGCGATTCGCGAATACTACACGCGCACGGCGCCGCCCACGCGAGTGCGGATTGCGTTCGCCGTGCAGTCGGCGCCGATCGGAACGGCCGACGCGGTGCTCGCCGCGCACGACTTTACGCGGGGCGAGCCGTTCGTGGTGCTCAACGCCGACAACTACTATCCTGTCGAGGCGCTGGCACGCCTGCGGACCACGCGCGGACCGGCGGCGATCGGGTTCTCGCGCGATGGTCTGCTGCGCGACGGCTCCATTCCGGCGGAGCGCATCGCCGCGTACGCGATGCTGGACGTCGCGACGGATGGCACGCTGCGCCGGGTGATCGAGAAGCCCGATGCCGCGGCGTACGCGCGACTCGATCGCTCGCTCCCGGTGAGCATGAATGTGTGGCGACTGACGTCCGAGTTTTTCCGCGCCTGTCGCGACGTGCAGCCCTCGCCGCGCGGCGAGCTCGAGTTGCCGCTCGCGGTCCAGTACGCCATCGATGTGTTAGGCATGCGGTTCTCGGTGGTTCCTGTGGACGGGCCGGTGCTCGACCTTTCGCGCCGCTCGGACATTCCGCGCGTGGCGGCCGCGCTCGCGAGCGTGGACGTGACGCCGTAG
- a CDS encoding class I SAM-dependent methyltransferase — MIRPRVRSGVRLTPRRENRQLPVPPEGLRVAVGPFADAETFLQSGRETLALLTSLCELRPDHAVLDVGCGSGRVALPLTEYLSHSGSYVGFDPVAGLIQWCHTHITAQYPNFHFRHVDVHNASYHPEGRWPAAAIRFPCEPGSVDVALLSSVFTHLLPEDVAAYVRELRRVLRPGGRCLVSYLLMNDEARAAVEAETTIFDLQYRHGPYVSFSREHPTEGLAYDEVYALKTLREAGLAIETVRYGTWRHIHSFAVEHDWVVARKPISAA, encoded by the coding sequence ATGATTCGCCCGCGGGTTCGATCGGGCGTTAGGCTGACACCTAGACGAGAGAATCGCCAGCTGCCGGTGCCACCAGAGGGCCTTCGCGTAGCGGTCGGACCGTTCGCCGATGCGGAAACCTTTCTCCAATCGGGAAGGGAGACCCTGGCGCTGCTAACTTCCCTCTGCGAACTCCGCCCCGATCACGCGGTGCTCGATGTCGGCTGCGGTAGTGGGCGGGTCGCGCTCCCGTTAACCGAATATCTTTCGCACTCCGGTAGCTACGTCGGCTTCGATCCGGTCGCTGGGCTAATTCAGTGGTGCCACACTCACATCACAGCGCAATATCCAAACTTCCATTTCAGGCACGTCGATGTCCACAATGCCTCCTACCATCCGGAAGGGAGGTGGCCGGCCGCGGCGATTCGATTCCCCTGCGAACCGGGAAGTGTCGATGTCGCCCTATTGAGTTCCGTGTTCACGCATCTCCTCCCAGAGGATGTCGCAGCGTACGTTAGAGAACTCCGGCGTGTCCTGCGACCCGGCGGCCGGTGTCTGGTCAGCTACCTCTTGATGAACGACGAGGCGCGCGCGGCTGTCGAAGCGGAAACGACCATCTTTGATCTGCAGTACCGGCACGGGCCGTATGTAAGCTTCTCGCGGGAGCACCCGACGGAAGGCTTGGCCTACGACGAAGTTTACGCCTTGAAGACCCTGCGTGAGGCGGGGCTGGCGATCGAAACCGTACGCTACGGCACGTGGCGTCACATCCATAGTTTCGCGGTCGAACATGATTGGGTGGTCGCCCGCAAGCCGATTTCCGCGGCCTAA
- a CDS encoding Nif3-like dinuclear metal center hexameric protein yields the protein MGLHRSRSPCAEARASEAGGNLSLYAAHEALDRAATPSVGSVLARLVDLTIEREGQDDLIVGLAPSMTFDAWTALVAERLITPVRAWPNASDFQRVAVAPGGGGSTAYLAQAMALGCDTFFTGEGSLYTELFAREQRLSLVLASHNATEFPGVCHFVESVAAALGLEYREIREAAFITGGGQAPIEHGRLSPNEG from the coding sequence ATGGGCCTCCATCGATCTCGATCTCCATGCGCCGAAGCTCGAGCGTCTGAGGCGGGCGGGAATCTCTCGCTCTACGCGGCGCACGAAGCCCTTGATCGTGCGGCTACTCCTAGTGTCGGCTCCGTTCTCGCGCGGCTCGTCGATCTCACCATCGAGCGCGAAGGCCAGGATGATCTCATCGTCGGCTTGGCGCCGTCAATGACGTTCGATGCTTGGACGGCTCTCGTTGCGGAACGCCTGATAACCCCGGTGCGTGCGTGGCCCAACGCCTCCGACTTCCAGCGCGTTGCCGTCGCCCCTGGAGGGGGCGGCAGCACAGCGTACCTGGCCCAAGCCATGGCGCTGGGGTGTGACACCTTCTTCACTGGCGAAGGCTCGCTCTACACCGAACTCTTTGCGCGCGAGCAGCGGCTGTCCCTCGTTCTCGCGTCGCACAATGCGACGGAGTTTCCAGGCGTGTGCCACTTTGTAGAATCGGTCGCGGCGGCGCTCGGGCTTGAGTACCGAGAGATACGAGAGGCCGCGTTTATAACCGGCGGTGGCCAAGCCCCGATCGAACATGGTCGCCTGTCACCTAACGAAGGCTGA